One Primulina huaijiensis isolate GDHJ02 chromosome 5, ASM1229523v2, whole genome shotgun sequence DNA segment encodes these proteins:
- the LOC140976668 gene encoding V-type proton ATPase subunit G 1-like has protein sequence MAASGSQNGIQLLLAAEQEAQHIVNTARSAKQNRLKQAKEEAEKDIADFRAQIEAEFQKKVSESSGDSGANMKRLEQETDEKISHLKEEASRVSPDVVSMLLMHVTTVKN, from the exons ATGGCAGCCAGTGGTAGCCAGAATGGAATTCAACTCTTGCTAGCAGCAGAACAAGAAGCTCAGCACATTGTCAATACTGCTAGATCCG CAAAGCAAAATAGGTTGAAGCAGGCAAAAGAAGAAGCTGAGAAGGATATTGCTGATTTCCGTGCTCAAATAGAAGCTGAATTTCAGAAAAAGGTTTCAGAG AGCAGTGGAGACTCGGGTGCCAATATGAAGCGTCTTGAACAGGAGACAGATGAAAAGATCTCTCACCTCAAGGAAGAGGCTTCAAGAGTTTCCCCTGATGTTGTCTCGATGCTGTTGATGCACGTGACTACTGTAAAGAACTGA